Genomic window (Streptomyces liliiviolaceus):
CACTCGTCCTCGTCGAGGCCGTCGACGAGGGAGGCCAGCCACGCGTTCCGCTTCGTGCGGCTCTCCGCAAGCATGGCCTCCGCGCGCTCGGTCTGCGTGACGACCTTCTGGCGGCGGTCGTCCGGGTGCGCTTCGAGGCGGACCAGGCCCTTCGCCTCCAGCAGCGCCACGATGCGGGTCATCGAGGGCGGCTGCACGTGCTCCTTGCGGGCGAGTTCGCCCGGTGTGGCCGTGCCGCAGCGGGCGAGGGTGCCCAGGACCGACATCTCGGTCGGGCTCAGCGACTCGTCGACCCGCTGGTGCTTGAGTCGGCGCGACAGACGCATCACGGCGGAGCGCAGGGAGTTCACGGCGGCAACATCGTCGCCATGGGTGAGGTCAGGCATGTTCTTTAGAATAACTCATTACTCTTCCTAAAGACCACCGCGACACCCCGCGAATGACCGTGAGTCCGGCCACTCACGCTCGCGCCAACCCTTACTTCACCCAAACGAGTGAGACAGGTGCGGAAAGTGACACAGGACACGCCCCGGCCGCGACCCTCGTACCCATGGGGACCACTGTGCTCAGCCTGCGGATAGACGAGGAGCTGCTCGACCGGCTCCGGCAGCACGCGGCGAAAAGGGGAATGAGCGTCCAGGACTATGTCGTCCGGACGCTCATTCGCGATGACTTCGACGAGCGGTTCTCGACCGCGGTCGAGGAGACGGAAAAGTTCTACGGGGTTCCGTAGGCCCTGAGGTCGGCGCTCGGCCGGACCCCGGGTCGGGATCAGGTCAGGTCAGGTCAGGCCGAGCGCCGGCATCAGGTAGTAGAAGGCGAAGACCGCCGACACCACGTACATGGCGACCGGCACGTCCCGGCCGCGCCCGGCCGCCAGCCGCAGCACGACGAACGTGATGAAGCCCATGCCGATGCCGTTCGTGATCGAGTACGTGAACGGCATCATCAGCATCGTCACGAACGCCGGGATCGCGATCGTGTGGTCGGCCCAGTCGATCTGCCGGACGGAGCCGGACAGGATCAGGAAGCCGACCGCGAGCAGCGCCGGGGTGGCGGCCTGCGACGGGACCATCGTGGCGACCGGGGTGAGGAAGAGCGCCACGGCGAACAACGCGCCGGTGACCACGTTCGCGAAGCCGGTGCGCGCGCCCTCGCCGACCCCCGCCGTGGACTCCACGAAGCAGGTGGTCGCGGACGAGGAGGTCGCGCCGCCCGCGGCGACCGCGATGCCGTCGACGAAGAGCACCTTGCTGATGCCCGGCATGTTGCCGTCCGCGTCGGTCAGCTTCGCCTCGTCGCCGATGCCCATGATCGTGCCCATCGCGTCGAAGAAGCACGACAGCAGGACCGTGAAGACGAACAGCACACCCGTCAGTACGCCGACCTTGCCGAAGCCGCCGAAGAGGCTGACCTGGCCGACGAGGCCGAAGTCGGGGCTCGCGACCGGGTTGCCGGGCCACTTCGGGGTGGTCAGGCCCCAGGAGGGCACCTCGGCGACCGCGTTGATCACCACGGCGACGACCGTCATCGCGACGATCGAGATGAGGATCGCGCCCGGCACCTTGCGCACGATCAGCGCGAGGGTCAGGAGCGTGCCGAGGACGAAGACCAGGACGGGCCAGCCGTTCAGATGGCCGGTGCCGCCGAGCTGCAGCGGCACGGTCGTCTGGGCGACGTCCGGGATACGGGAGACGAAGCCCGAGTCGACCAGGCCGATCAGCATGATGAACAGGCCGATGCCGATCGCGATGCCCTTGCGCAGGCCGAGCGGTACGGCGTTCATGACGCGCTCGCGCAGACCGGTGGCGACGAGCAGCATGACCACGAGGCCCGCGAGCACCACCATGCCCATCGCGTCCGGCCAGGACATCCGGGGCGCCAGCTGGAGCGCGACGACGGTGTTCACACCGAGGCCGGCCGCGAGGGCGATCGGTACGTTGCCGATGACGCCCATCAGGAGCGTGGTGAACGCGGCCGTCAGCGCGGTCGCGGTGACCAGCTGGCCGTTGTCGAGCTGGTGCCCGTACATGTCCTTCGCGCTGCCCAGGATGATCGGGTTCAGCACGATGATGTAGGCCATCGCGAAGAAGGTGGCGAAACCGCCGCGGATCTCGCGCGGCAGGGTGCTGCCGCGCTCGGAGATCTTGAAGTAACGGTCGAGGGCGCTGCGGGCGGACGCGGG
Coding sequences:
- a CDS encoding MarR family winged helix-turn-helix transcriptional regulator, which translates into the protein MPDLTHGDDVAAVNSLRSAVMRLSRRLKHQRVDESLSPTEMSVLGTLARCGTATPGELARKEHVQPPSMTRIVALLEAKGLVRLEAHPDDRRQKVVTQTERAEAMLAESRTKRNAWLASLVDGLDEDEWAKLREAAPVLEKLAHL
- a CDS encoding ribbon-helix-helix protein, CopG family, with amino-acid sequence MGTTVLSLRIDEELLDRLRQHAAKRGMSVQDYVVRTLIRDDFDERFSTAVEETEKFYGVP
- a CDS encoding NCS2 family permease, producing the protein MPTSAPAKASAPDEPDPASARSALDRYFKISERGSTLPREIRGGFATFFAMAYIIVLNPIILGSAKDMYGHQLDNGQLVTATALTAAFTTLLMGVIGNVPIALAAGLGVNTVVALQLAPRMSWPDAMGMVVLAGLVVMLLVATGLRERVMNAVPLGLRKGIAIGIGLFIMLIGLVDSGFVSRIPDVAQTTVPLQLGGTGHLNGWPVLVFVLGTLLTLALIVRKVPGAILISIVAMTVVAVVINAVAEVPSWGLTTPKWPGNPVASPDFGLVGQVSLFGGFGKVGVLTGVLFVFTVLLSCFFDAMGTIMGIGDEAKLTDADGNMPGISKVLFVDGIAVAAGGATSSSATTCFVESTAGVGEGARTGFANVVTGALFAVALFLTPVATMVPSQAATPALLAVGFLILSGSVRQIDWADHTIAIPAFVTMLMMPFTYSITNGIGMGFITFVVLRLAAGRGRDVPVAMYVVSAVFAFYYLMPALGLT